The genomic DNA AAACGTCAACGGCACCGACCTGTTCCCCCGGTTGTGTGAGCGCGCCGCGGCGGAGGGGACACCCCTGTACCTGCTCGGGGCGCGCGACGGCGTGGCGGCGGAGGCCGGGCGGGCCATGACCAAGCGCTACCCGGGCTTGCGGATCGTCGGCACCCATCACGGGTACATCGCCGGCGAGGAGGACGAGGTGGTCGCGGCGATCAACGCCTCAGGCGCCCAGATCCTGCTCGTCGCGATGGGCGTCCCGCAGCAGGAGCTGTGGCTCGAGCGGATGCGTCCCCAGCTGCGCCCCGCCGTCCTCATGGGGGTGGGCGGCCTCTTCGACTTCTACTCCGGGCGGATCCCGCGCGCCCCGTTGTGGGTGCGCGAGATCGGCATGGAGTGGGTCTGGCGGCTGATGCAGGAGCCGGGCCGGATGTGGCGGCGCTACGTCATCGGCAACCCGCTCTTCCTGTTCCGAGTGTGGCGGGACCACCGGTTCGGCCCCAAGCAGACCCTTGAGGCCGGGCGTCCCGCCGCCGAGCTTCCCGCCGCCGATCTTCCCGCAGGCACGCTGCCCGCGACCGGCTCGACGCCGGCCGCGCAGGTGGGTGCCGCCGAGACGGCGACCACGCCACCGGTCGCCGCCGCCGCCCGGGCGCAGGCCAGCGCCTCGACCCGCGCCGTCAACGCCGTCCTGGCGGCGCGGCGCCGGGCTGCCTCCAGTCACCGGCGTCGCGACAGCATCTCCACGGATACGTGAGGACCCCGCACGCATGATGGCTCGGATCACCTGGGGGGCCAATTCGGCGGACGCCCTGCACACCGCGAAGTCGGCATCGGTGCGCGATGCGGTCGCGGAGGCGCGCGCGCTGCTGGCCGCCGACTGGCCGAAGAACCCGTACCCGATGCAACGCCTCACGCTGCTCATCTGGCGCGCCGGTCAGGCGCTGTGTGGGCGGCGCGGGTTCGCCGCGTTCCTGTGTCGTCGGGTGGTCCAGGTCCTCGACGGGCTCTGGATCCGGGGGCTCATCGGCGCGGAGCTCCCGACGCAGGTCGTCTGCGGGCCGGGGGTGCGCATCCCGCACGCCGCCCGCGGGGTGATCATCCACCCCACCTGCGTCATCGGCGCCAACGTGGTGATCTACCACCGCGTCACGATCGGGATGACGCACCTGTTGCCCGGCCCCCGGATCGAGGACAACGTGATGCTGGGCTCGGGCGCCCAGGTGTTGGGTCCGATCACCGTACGGCGTGGCTGCCGCATCGGCGCAGGCGCCGTCGTCGTCAAGGACACCGAGCCGGACCGCACGTACGTCGGCGTACCGGCGCACGCCGTGACCGATCGCGCCGGCGCCTGATCCGGGTCCCTCAACCCAACGGCTACCGGCCACCGTCCGAAGGCCCGAACGGCAGGCCCGAACGGCAGGCCCGAACGGCAGGAGGGGCGGGCCCGATCGGGCCCGCCCCTCCTGGTCCGGGGCTATCCCCCGTCGACTGCTAGCTGTTCTTCTCGATCTCCCGAGCCTGGCGCTCAACGTCGTCCAGGCCACCGCACATGAAGAAGGCCTGCTCCGGCACGGTGTCGTAGTCACCGTCCGCGATCTTGGTGAACGCCTCGATGGTGTCGACGAGCGGGACCGTCGAGCCCTCGATGCCCGTGAACTGCTTGGCCACGTAGGTGTTCTGGGACAGGAACCGCTGGATCCGGCGCGCCCGGTTGACGAGGATCTTGTCCTCTTCGGAGAGCTCGTCGATGCCGAGGATCGCGATGATGTCCTGAAGTTCCTTGTTGCGCTGCAGGATCTGGCGCACCCGCACCGCGGTGTTGTAGTGGTCCGCCGTCACATACCGCGGGTCGAGGATCCGGCTGGTGGAGGTCAGCGGGTCCACGGCGGGGTAGATACCCAGCGAGGCGATCTCACGCGATAGTTCGGTCGTCGCGTCGAGGTGCGCGAACGTCGTCGCCGGCGCCGGGTCGGTGTAGTCGTCCGCGGGCACGTAGATCGCCTGCATCGAGGTGATCGAGTGACCACGCGTCGAGGTGATGCGCTCCTGGAGGACGCCCATCTCGTCGGCGAGGGTCGGCTGGTAACCCACGGCAGACGGCATGCGGCCGAGCAGCGTGGAGACCTCGGAGCCGGCCTGGGTGAACCGGAAGATGTTGTCGATGAAGAGGAGCACGTCCTGCTTCTGCACGTCGCGGAAGTACTCCGCCATCGTCAGCGCGGACAGC from Austwickia sp. includes the following:
- the atpD gene encoding F0F1 ATP synthase subunit beta → MSTAYAEPQAQSAPHQGGQGRLSRIIGPVVDVEFPADAMPEMYNLLTAEVEVSGETKKLNLEVAQHIGDNMVRAISLQPTDGLVRGTMVQDTGGPISVPVGDVTLGHVFNATGDCLDLAGTGETLEINERWGIHRSAPAFDALESKTQMFETGIKVIDLLTPYVQGGKIGLFGGAGVGKTVLIQEMIARVARDHGGVSVFAGVGERTREGNDLIVEMEEAGVLGQTALVFGQMDEPPGTRLRVALSALTMAEYFRDVQKQDVLLFIDNIFRFTQAGSEVSTLLGRMPSAVGYQPTLADEMGVLQERITSTRGHSITSMQAIYVPADDYTDPAPATTFAHLDATTELSREIASLGIYPAVDPLTSTSRILDPRYVTADHYNTAVRVRQILQRNKELQDIIAILGIDELSEEDKILVNRARRIQRFLSQNTYVAKQFTGIEGSTVPLVDTIEAFTKIADGDYDTVPEQAFFMCGGLDDVERQAREIEKNS